A single region of the Changchengzhania lutea genome encodes:
- a CDS encoding glycoside hydrolase family 9 protein: MSIVRALYILLFGAFAVSSQAQSAVEIRVNLEGYPSNMPKKALILSKGALDNPILILKNDKGVTLKEYKCPPHEKSWHPFSHYYIADFSDFQKAGKYYFELEEGEIVSQFFNIGAYPKWQEDVIGFIRTQRCGFNPYTKEFCHQRDGLSFFGKRLDSTRIDATGGWHDAGDQLKYLITSSNTTARLLMAYQMKPSSFNNEFDARGLQGANELPDVLDEAMWGLEWILKLHPSPDELYHQVADDRDHRGFKLPHEENADYGWGPNSFRPVYYATGKPQGLSKYKSQATGIANLAGRSSATLALGYQVFSQFKEYEVFAQACLKAAQELYNMGKQQEGYQQGNSYGSPYRYEENTWADDMEWAAACLYKISKEEKFLKDARAYSKIIGTWSWMERDSTSHYEMYPFVNMGHYALWQVGDSTDKKEMSRYYEHNLENVKKRAEENPYGVGHLFIWCSNNLAAAVATQAMLYEEMTGSTKYRFLMQNHVNWLLGLNPWSSSMITEIPENADTPVDVHMPFWKIFKKPIKGSLVDGPLWSSIHDKMLGITLSEPDEYAHLQPKNIKYMDDWADYSTNEPTLDGSAELLLILTHLSSEQN, from the coding sequence ATGAGTATTGTTCGAGCATTATATATTCTGTTATTTGGGGCTTTTGCCGTTAGTTCTCAGGCACAATCTGCAGTAGAGATTAGGGTCAATTTAGAAGGCTACCCAAGCAATATGCCCAAAAAAGCACTTATTCTTAGTAAAGGCGCATTGGACAATCCAATATTGATATTAAAAAATGATAAAGGAGTAACACTAAAAGAGTACAAGTGCCCACCTCATGAAAAGTCTTGGCATCCATTTTCTCATTATTATATAGCCGATTTTTCAGATTTTCAAAAAGCAGGAAAGTATTACTTTGAACTAGAAGAAGGCGAAATTGTAAGTCAATTTTTTAATATTGGCGCTTATCCTAAATGGCAAGAAGATGTCATTGGTTTTATAAGAACACAACGTTGTGGTTTTAATCCGTATACCAAGGAGTTCTGCCATCAAAGAGACGGGTTAAGTTTCTTCGGTAAAAGATTGGATTCCACCAGAATTGATGCTACGGGTGGTTGGCACGATGCCGGTGACCAGTTAAAATATCTTATTACAAGTAGCAACACTACTGCCAGATTGCTTATGGCGTATCAAATGAAACCAAGCAGTTTCAATAATGAATTTGATGCTAGAGGTTTACAGGGTGCAAATGAATTACCTGACGTACTTGATGAAGCAATGTGGGGGCTGGAATGGATATTGAAGCTTCACCCAAGTCCCGATGAACTGTACCACCAAGTGGCAGATGATAGAGACCATAGAGGCTTTAAACTACCCCATGAAGAAAATGCTGATTATGGATGGGGACCAAATAGTTTCAGACCTGTTTATTACGCTACAGGTAAGCCACAAGGCCTTTCTAAATACAAAAGCCAAGCAACAGGAATCGCTAATTTAGCTGGTCGTTCGTCTGCTACGCTAGCATTAGGGTATCAAGTCTTTAGCCAGTTCAAGGAATATGAAGTATTTGCCCAAGCATGCCTAAAGGCTGCGCAGGAACTTTACAACATGGGAAAACAGCAAGAAGGATACCAACAAGGTAACAGCTATGGTTCTCCTTATCGTTATGAGGAAAATACTTGGGCGGATGATATGGAATGGGCTGCTGCTTGTTTGTACAAAATTTCTAAAGAGGAGAAATTTCTTAAAGATGCCAGAGCTTATTCAAAAATCATTGGCACCTGGTCTTGGATGGAACGAGACTCTACCAGCCATTATGAAATGTACCCCTTTGTAAATATGGGGCATTATGCTCTGTGGCAAGTTGGTGATTCGACGGATAAAAAAGAGATGAGCAGGTATTATGAACACAATTTAGAAAATGTAAAAAAGAGAGCGGAGGAAAACCCGTATGGAGTAGGTCATCTGTTTATTTGGTGTTCTAATAATCTGGCTGCTGCAGTCGCTACACAAGCGATGTTATATGAAGAAATGACGGGTTCAACGAAATATCGCTTTCTCATGCAAAATCATGTGAATTGGTTATTAGGTTTAAACCCATGGAGTTCGAGTATGATTACAGAAATTCCTGAGAATGCTGATACGCCAGTAGATGTGCATATGCCATTTTGGAAAATTTTTAAAAAACCAATCAAGGGAAGCCTTGTTGATGGTCCGCTTTGGTCCTCCATTCATGATAAAATGTTAGGAATTACGCTGTCTGAACCTGACGAATACGCTCATTTGCAGCCTAAAAATATCAAGTACATGGATGACTGGGCAGATTATAGTACTAATGAGCCAACGCTAGATGGTTCGGCAGAATTACTTCTTATTTTAACCCATTTGAGTAGTGAACAAAATTAA
- a CDS encoding polysaccharide deacetylase family protein encodes MNKINLSCLFFIITISFYAQRIVDKEGAIVRSDTLKKNIYLCFTGHDHAEGFENVISVLNKQKVKGSFFLTGDFVRSNENLVKELSKSGHFVGAHSDKHLLYCDWIKRDSLLHSEKRIKEDILQNLNALKKLEICPKHFMPPYEWYNKKVVEIALQLNQITVNFSSGTRSNADYTTPEMPNYISSNDILKSIYSYLSLNSMNGFHLLIHPGTSPKRKDKFYLRLDELINKLKKEGYQFSKF; translated from the coding sequence GTGAACAAAATTAATTTAAGTTGTCTGTTTTTTATAATCACTATATCGTTTTATGCACAACGTATAGTTGATAAGGAAGGTGCAATTGTTAGGTCTGATACCTTGAAGAAGAATATTTACCTATGTTTTACAGGTCATGACCATGCTGAAGGATTTGAAAATGTAATAAGTGTTCTAAATAAACAAAAAGTGAAAGGGTCTTTCTTTCTTACTGGTGATTTTGTGAGGAGCAATGAGAATTTAGTAAAAGAGCTTTCAAAAAGTGGACACTTTGTGGGAGCTCATTCTGATAAACATCTCCTGTATTGCGACTGGATTAAAAGAGACAGCCTTTTACATTCAGAAAAACGTATAAAAGAGGATATTTTGCAGAATCTTAATGCCTTGAAAAAGCTAGAGATTTGTCCCAAACATTTTATGCCACCATATGAATGGTATAATAAAAAGGTGGTGGAAATAGCCTTGCAATTAAACCAAATAACGGTCAATTTTTCTAGTGGCACTCGTTCGAATGCCGACTATACAACCCCTGAAATGCCCAACTATATCTCAAGTAATGATATTTTAAAAAGCATATATAGCTATCTATCATTAAACAGTATGAATGGTTTTCATTTACTAATCCATCCTGGAACCAGCCCAAAAAGAAAGGATAAATTCTATTTACGACTAGATGAACTAATTAATAAATTAAAGAAGGAAGGCTATCAATTTTCTAAGTTTTAA
- a CDS encoding GNAT family N-acetyltransferase yields the protein MIETKKYSELSEQVRDQLNLYIEGEFGQIPIVNETEWAVPNWTVIYYDTTQIATFYNIVEREITIDDKIFRVGGINNVITPKEFRGMGYASKTLRETEDLIFEDLNCEMGVLLCADDLIPFYERLNWYKIDCSVYFEQSSGKKLWGANIMLLTRNEKISPYKIELNGLPW from the coding sequence ATGATTGAAACAAAGAAATATTCTGAATTATCTGAACAAGTTAGAGATCAACTGAATTTATATATAGAAGGTGAATTTGGACAAATTCCAATTGTAAATGAAACGGAATGGGCGGTCCCAAATTGGACTGTAATATATTATGATACAACTCAAATAGCCACTTTCTATAATATTGTCGAAAGGGAAATTACCATTGACGATAAAATATTTAGAGTTGGTGGAATAAATAACGTAATCACACCAAAAGAATTTCGTGGGATGGGTTACGCATCAAAAACTTTAAGGGAAACAGAAGATCTGATCTTTGAGGACTTGAATTGTGAAATGGGAGTTTTACTTTGCGCAGATGATTTGATTCCTTTCTATGAAAGATTAAATTGGTATAAAATAGATTGTTCCGTTTATTTTGAACAGTCAAGCGGAAAAAAATTGTGGGGAGCAAATATTATGCTATTGACTAGGAATGAAAAAATAAGTCCTTATAAAATTGAATTGAACGGTTTGCCCTGGTAA
- a CDS encoding dihydrofolate reductase family protein, translating into MKTETSKVTIHMVSSLDGFIAKKDGTVSWMQSTDNYQKGITLTDEYIAEYLKSIDCYIMGSKTYERALELGWPYGNKPVFVLTQNKLKTDKENVQFSSGELEKIINEKLKPNYKNIWMVGGSKLTKEFMRLGLADKIVLTITPIILGDGILFFDYIGKEYLLHLEDVMAFKDGMVELCYEIRKE; encoded by the coding sequence ATGAAAACCGAAACATCAAAAGTGACAATACATATGGTTTCCAGTCTTGATGGATTTATCGCCAAAAAGGACGGAACTGTATCGTGGATGCAATCGACCGACAACTACCAAAAAGGAATTACACTTACCGATGAATATATTGCGGAATATCTAAAATCTATAGATTGCTATATAATGGGTTCAAAAACATATGAACGTGCTCTTGAACTTGGATGGCCATATGGCAATAAACCAGTTTTCGTTCTGACCCAAAACAAACTCAAAACCGATAAGGAAAATGTGCAATTCTCTTCGGGAGAACTTGAAAAGATTATAAATGAAAAATTGAAACCGAATTACAAAAATATTTGGATGGTCGGAGGCTCAAAACTGACAAAGGAATTTATGCGATTGGGTTTGGCCGACAAAATTGTTCTGACCATTACACCAATAATTCTTGGAGACGGAATACTGTTTTTTGATTACATTGGTAAAGAATATTTATTGCATTTAGAAGATGTTATGGCATTTAAGGATGGAATGGTGGAATTATGCTACGAAATTAGAAAGGAATAA
- a CDS encoding alpha/beta fold hydrolase: MRPKTKYTKSGDFNIAYQVVGQGSIDILYIPGWVSNIDMMWSEPRLATFLTRLSLFSRLIIFDKRGTGLSDRSDEYSTMDERMDDINAVLDATNSEKAFLFSHSEGGSVSLLFSLKYPQITLGVIGFGIFAKRRYSKDYPWAPKVEEREVSNKLIEDNWAHGNLDGLRSLVPSLAHDNGFMDWLASYLRSGASPKAALILHKQCAQIDITDILGSIKVPTLLLFRKDDIEILVEEGRYLGERIPNSKLVEYRGKDHLFWTGDTYPILAEIEEFVTGIRPNKSEFQSAKQKSSKTGIDLATVMSENFLYNLKVEEFAKLCGRSLSAFKRDFKNTFNTTPSKWIKSKRLEYARALLIESNLNINQICYDCGYINASHFIKSFKEKYNIPPQKYRSDNIRT, translated from the coding sequence ATGAGACCCAAAACTAAATATACTAAAAGCGGTGATTTTAATATTGCGTATCAAGTGGTAGGTCAAGGATCAATTGACATTTTATATATTCCTGGTTGGGTTTCAAACATTGATATGATGTGGTCCGAACCAAGGCTTGCTACCTTTTTAACTAGGCTTTCCTTATTCTCTAGACTGATTATTTTCGATAAAAGAGGCACAGGACTTTCAGATCGTTCAGATGAGTATTCCACTATGGATGAGCGAATGGACGATATCAATGCAGTATTGGATGCTACAAATTCAGAAAAAGCATTTTTATTTAGTCATTCAGAAGGAGGATCGGTTAGTCTTTTGTTTTCTTTAAAGTATCCTCAAATAACTTTAGGAGTAATTGGTTTCGGAATATTTGCAAAACGGAGGTATTCAAAAGATTACCCTTGGGCTCCTAAAGTTGAAGAACGTGAAGTTTCTAATAAATTAATTGAAGACAATTGGGCACATGGAAATCTTGATGGGCTTAGGTCTTTAGTTCCATCATTAGCGCATGATAATGGATTTATGGATTGGTTGGCTAGTTATTTACGCTCTGGCGCAAGCCCTAAAGCTGCATTAATTTTACATAAGCAGTGTGCACAAATCGATATAACTGATATTTTGGGCTCAATCAAAGTTCCAACGCTTCTTCTGTTTAGAAAAGATGACATAGAAATTCTTGTTGAAGAAGGTAGATATCTAGGAGAACGCATTCCTAATTCTAAACTTGTTGAATATCGCGGCAAAGATCATCTTTTCTGGACAGGTGACACTTATCCGATTTTAGCAGAAATAGAAGAATTTGTTACCGGAATTCGTCCAAACAAATCAGAATTTCAAAGTGCAAAGCAAAAAAGTAGCAAAACAGGAATAGATCTAGCAACTGTAATGTCTGAAAATTTCTTATATAATTTGAAAGTTGAAGAATTCGCCAAATTATGTGGCCGAAGTTTATCCGCGTTTAAAAGAGATTTTAAAAACACATTTAATACGACACCATCTAAATGGATAAAGTCTAAACGACTTGAGTATGCGAGAGCACTTCTTATAGAAAGTAATTTAAACATAAACCAAATCTGTTATGATTGCGGTTATATAAACGCATCACATTTTATAAAATCTTTTAAAGAAAAATATAACATTCCTCCTCAAAAATACAGATCTGATAACATTAGAACATAA
- a CDS encoding nuclear transport factor 2 family protein, whose product MKTRLALILILILGLALTSCKAQVDLINDEFPEAKQEVMETFGAIAQSIKDGDLDKLISFHAYSPKFTEFKNGAPRNGGEANEVHERNVFGSVTEVVKFDAKDLQIAVYGDVANLTFHSDFHLKFGEDLIIVNDQITLLFVKTKDGWKMVHEHHSPLQK is encoded by the coding sequence ATGAAAACTAGATTAGCACTTATATTAATTTTGATTTTAGGATTAGCACTTACTAGCTGTAAAGCACAAGTTGACCTAATCAATGACGAATTTCCTGAAGCGAAGCAAGAAGTTATGGAAACTTTTGGAGCAATTGCACAAAGCATTAAAGATGGCGATTTAGATAAACTAATTTCATTTCATGCCTACAGTCCAAAGTTTACAGAATTTAAAAACGGAGCACCACGAAATGGTGGTGAAGCTAACGAAGTTCACGAACGCAATGTTTTTGGTTCGGTAACCGAAGTTGTGAAATTTGATGCTAAAGATTTACAAATAGCTGTATATGGTGATGTTGCCAACCTAACTTTTCACTCAGATTTTCATTTAAAATTTGGTGAAGATTTAATAATCGTAAATGATCAAATTACTTTATTGTTTGTAAAAACTAAAGATGGTTGGAAAATGGTACATGAACACCATTCGCCTCTTCAGAAATAA
- a CDS encoding alpha/beta hydrolase: MGEIIKTLAVVFLANLMACNNNQNPKLNPESNSTGIISFKNIEFKSQGAMLRGRLYLPENNLKKNPVVIMAHGFTTTINGMTADKYAEKFSEAGFAALLYDHQNFGISDGEPRQEINFWVQSRGYIDGIDFVITQPEIDTTKIAVWGASLSAREAFLVGSVDKRVKAIINQIPAYGSNFPIEDKDGQLYSFAKETILTERIKDLPHTVTVQMPIVSSDQLGTPSALSKITAYRWFIEYGGRYGTNWKNIVSFSNIEIPDLFHIGQCAQYLKGPILMVVATNDEMEGASNEVTNEVFKMIEKPKELFEIDGGHFGLLHYPSSIFDKSSQAQIDFLNKYFN, translated from the coding sequence ATGGGCGAAATAATTAAAACTCTAGCAGTCGTTTTTTTAGCAAACTTAATGGCTTGTAACAATAACCAAAATCCCAAGCTAAATCCTGAGTCTAATTCAACTGGAATTATTTCGTTTAAAAATATTGAGTTTAAATCTCAAGGAGCAATGCTTAGAGGAAGGCTATATTTACCTGAAAACAATTTGAAAAAAAATCCTGTTGTTATAATGGCACACGGATTTACAACTACCATCAACGGGATGACAGCCGATAAATATGCTGAGAAATTTAGTGAAGCAGGATTTGCTGCACTGTTATATGATCACCAAAATTTTGGCATTAGTGATGGTGAACCGCGCCAAGAAATTAATTTTTGGGTTCAATCCAGAGGTTATATTGATGGTATCGATTTTGTAATTACTCAACCGGAAATTGATACAACAAAAATAGCTGTTTGGGGAGCTAGTTTAAGTGCACGAGAAGCATTTCTTGTTGGTTCGGTAGATAAAAGAGTAAAAGCAATAATAAATCAGATTCCAGCTTATGGAAGTAATTTTCCTATAGAAGACAAGGACGGTCAGTTATATTCGTTTGCTAAAGAAACAATTCTAACTGAGAGAATAAAGGATTTGCCTCATACAGTAACTGTACAAATGCCAATCGTTTCATCAGACCAATTAGGCACACCTTCTGCTCTTTCAAAAATAACTGCGTATCGTTGGTTTATTGAATATGGTGGGCGTTATGGTACAAATTGGAAGAATATAGTTTCATTTTCCAATATAGAAATTCCAGACCTATTTCACATTGGTCAATGTGCACAATATTTAAAAGGCCCGATTCTTATGGTTGTAGCCACTAACGATGAAATGGAAGGTGCTAGCAATGAAGTTACAAACGAAGTATTTAAAATGATTGAAAAGCCAAAAGAATTATTTGAAATTGATGGTGGACATTTTGGATTATTGCATTACCCAAGTTCAATATTTGATAAATCGAGTCAAGCACAAATCGATTTTCTAAACAAATATTTTAATTAA
- a CDS encoding IS630 family transposase, with product MKTKVKKRKNQDAQEETRLRVADYLRKKLGTQRQAAEIFGITERSVNKIWARYRAGGKRALCSRKRGVQGGMKLKKDQAHKVRELIREKLPEQLKLPFGLWTREAVQQLISQKFGVELSRWQVGRYLKKWGYTPQKPIRKAFEQKPENVRKWLEEEYPAIEKRAKAERAIIYFGDETGCRSDHQAGKSYAPKGKTPIIKATGKRYTVNMISAISNRGHLQFMLMEKGFNSEVFKMFLLLMIKYSNKKIFFITDNHPAHKTIKLDQWLEENNDKIEVLFIPPYSPELNPQEYVNQDLKTNIIGKKRAINKEQLKENINDFMNKRKKDKPQVKKYFHHRHARYAA from the coding sequence ATGAAAACAAAGGTGAAGAAGCGTAAGAACCAAGATGCCCAAGAGGAAACACGGTTGCGTGTGGCCGATTATCTCCGCAAGAAATTGGGCACCCAGAGACAGGCCGCCGAGATTTTCGGTATCACCGAGCGTTCGGTAAACAAGATATGGGCGCGGTACAGGGCCGGCGGCAAGCGCGCGCTGTGCAGCAGGAAACGTGGTGTGCAGGGCGGCATGAAACTCAAGAAGGACCAGGCCCATAAGGTGCGGGAACTTATCAGGGAAAAACTTCCCGAGCAGTTGAAGCTCCCCTTCGGACTTTGGACAAGGGAAGCCGTACAGCAGCTGATATCGCAGAAGTTCGGCGTCGAGCTGTCGCGCTGGCAGGTAGGGCGCTACCTGAAAAAATGGGGGTACACTCCCCAAAAGCCCATAAGAAAGGCGTTCGAGCAAAAGCCGGAAAACGTACGGAAATGGCTGGAGGAAGAATATCCGGCGATAGAAAAAAGGGCAAAGGCAGAAAGAGCGATAATATACTTTGGGGACGAGACGGGCTGCAGGAGCGACCACCAGGCAGGCAAGAGCTATGCCCCTAAAGGAAAAACGCCTATAATAAAGGCAACGGGGAAAAGATACACGGTCAATATGATCTCCGCAATAAGCAACAGGGGGCATCTGCAGTTCATGTTGATGGAGAAGGGCTTCAACAGCGAGGTCTTTAAGATGTTCTTGCTACTGATGATAAAGTATAGCAATAAAAAGATATTTTTCATTACCGATAACCATCCCGCCCACAAGACCATCAAACTTGACCAATGGCTAGAGGAGAACAATGATAAGATCGAAGTATTGTTCATCCCGCCCTATTCCCCGGAACTGAATCCCCAGGAATACGTCAACCAAGATCTGAAGACCAATATTATCGGCAAGAAAAGGGCGATCAACAAGGAACAGCTAAAGGAAAATATCAATGATTTTATGAACAAAAGAAAAAAGGACAAACCACAAGTGAAAAAATATTTTCATCACAGACACGCCAGATATGCTGCCTGA
- a CDS encoding SusC/RagA family TonB-linked outer membrane protein translates to MKINSITRGRWILLCMAYLIISPFCTYALDYSCVLHTPISDHLNVQQSKISGIITDNLGNPLVGIHVMVQAQKQGVVTNFDGTYTVTANPKDTLVVSGLGFKTQTIAINNRQVINIQLQEDITQLDTVTLNAGYYTVKDKERTGNISRISSKDIEKQPVSNPLAALQGRVSGVEITQTSGVPGAGFNIKIRGQNSIRANGNDPLYVIDGVPYASETLGDRQTSGSIIPLSGVSPLNNINPTDIESIEILKDADATAIYGSRGANGVVLITTKKGKVGTSSFKLNVSTGFGNVARRLDVLSTQDYINMREEAYANDGIATLPFNAYDINGTWDTNRNTDWQKELFGKTAYLTNVQGTFSGGSEQTQFLLSGNYNKQTTVLPGDSDNDKITVHSNLNHQSKDKKLAIQFSAYYTSNINNLPASDLVREALTLAPNAPDLYNDDGSLNWENSTWNNPLRNLEGKYLAQSTTLISNATINYTLNKGLKLVTSLGYTESDLQELRTVPSTTLNPAYGLGSDISSAIHNNADRTSWIIEPQLHGTFHLGKTKIESLVGFTFQEQKSHRLSQFAFGFTNNNFIENIAAASSLFVLGDTQTQYRYHALFSRINLNHQGKYILNLTGRRDGSSRFGDDKKFADFGAVGAAWIFSNESFIESALPFLSFGKIRASYGTSGNDQIGDYQYLDTYNFGSSPYQNIIGLQPTRLYNPNFSWESNKKLEFSMELGFLQDRIFISSSYYRNKSSNQLVGIPLPGTTGFNFLNANLNATVENKGWEFELNTTNIASKNIRWTTSINLTLPKNKLLEFPDLEGSTYANQLVIGQPLNIIKVYQYTGVNPQTGLYEFTDFNEDSTISAPDDKQVIKDLNPKYFGGINNHFSYKKFSLDVLFQFTKQLGVHFLGIPGTMGSQTNDVLQRWQNVGDQTSVQRYTSGLNFEGLVAYSNYTQSDAVIGDSSYLRLKTLALSYQISKKTSKGIGCDLFLRAHNLLTITSYNGLDPETRSSSTIPPLRFISLGTQLTF, encoded by the coding sequence ATGAAAATTAATTCTATTACAAGAGGTAGGTGGATACTATTGTGTATGGCCTACCTCATTATTTCCCCATTTTGTACATATGCCTTAGACTATAGTTGTGTTTTGCATACGCCTATTTCAGACCATCTAAATGTCCAACAGTCCAAAATTAGCGGGATCATAACAGACAACCTTGGCAACCCTTTAGTAGGTATTCATGTTATGGTACAAGCCCAAAAGCAAGGTGTCGTAACAAATTTTGATGGTACGTATACCGTTACAGCCAATCCAAAGGATACCTTGGTAGTTTCGGGGCTTGGGTTTAAAACACAGACCATTGCTATTAATAATCGGCAGGTTATCAATATTCAGTTACAGGAGGACATCACACAGTTGGATACGGTGACACTTAATGCAGGGTATTATACCGTAAAGGACAAAGAGCGTACAGGTAATATTTCCAGAATTTCCTCAAAGGATATTGAAAAACAGCCTGTAAGCAATCCTTTGGCAGCGCTTCAAGGGCGTGTTTCTGGTGTTGAAATCACGCAAACCTCAGGCGTTCCAGGTGCTGGCTTCAATATTAAAATTAGAGGACAAAATAGCATCCGTGCTAATGGAAACGATCCTTTATATGTTATTGATGGTGTCCCCTATGCCTCCGAAACTTTAGGAGATAGACAAACATCGGGTTCTATTATCCCCCTATCTGGTGTAAGCCCTTTAAATAATATCAACCCAACAGATATTGAGAGTATAGAAATCTTAAAAGATGCTGATGCCACAGCTATTTATGGTTCTAGAGGTGCCAATGGGGTCGTGCTTATTACGACCAAAAAAGGCAAAGTAGGAACTTCTTCTTTTAAATTGAATGTGTCCACTGGTTTTGGAAATGTGGCTCGCAGATTAGATGTACTCAGTACACAAGACTATATAAACATGAGGGAGGAAGCTTATGCTAATGATGGGATAGCTACGTTACCCTTTAATGCGTATGACATTAACGGCACTTGGGACACAAACCGAAATACCGATTGGCAAAAAGAACTCTTTGGAAAGACCGCTTATTTAACCAATGTACAAGGAACGTTTTCTGGAGGGAGTGAACAGACACAGTTTTTACTAAGTGGTAATTATAATAAACAAACCACGGTATTACCAGGAGATTCTGATAATGATAAAATAACGGTGCATAGTAACTTAAACCATCAGTCTAAAGACAAGAAATTGGCAATTCAATTTTCTGCCTACTACACGTCGAATATAAATAATTTACCAGCATCCGATTTGGTAAGAGAGGCCTTGACTTTGGCACCAAATGCGCCTGATCTATATAATGATGATGGATCACTAAACTGGGAAAACTCGACATGGAATAATCCGCTTCGTAATTTGGAAGGTAAATACTTAGCCCAAAGCACTACTTTAATAAGTAATGCAACTATCAATTATACTCTTAATAAAGGTTTAAAGTTAGTCACCAGTTTAGGCTATACAGAGAGCGATCTGCAAGAACTAAGAACCGTACCGTCTACCACGCTGAACCCCGCTTATGGTCTAGGTAGCGACATCTCATCGGCTATTCATAATAATGCCGATAGAACCTCATGGATTATAGAGCCTCAATTACATGGGACGTTTCATTTGGGGAAAACCAAAATAGAATCCTTGGTTGGATTCACTTTTCAAGAACAAAAGAGCCATCGACTATCGCAATTTGCCTTTGGGTTTACCAATAATAACTTTATTGAAAACATTGCGGCGGCATCTAGCCTATTTGTTCTTGGTGACACCCAAACACAATATAGATACCACGCGCTTTTTAGTAGGATTAATTTAAATCACCAAGGGAAATATATTCTTAATCTAACAGGAAGACGTGATGGTTCCAGCAGATTTGGGGATGACAAGAAGTTTGCCGATTTTGGAGCTGTGGGTGCTGCTTGGATTTTTTCAAATGAATCTTTTATAGAATCTGCTTTGCCATTTTTAAGCTTTGGTAAAATACGGGCGAGTTATGGTACTTCAGGCAATGACCAGATAGGAGACTATCAGTATTTAGACACCTATAATTTTGGCAGCTCACCCTATCAAAATATTATAGGTTTACAACCTACAAGACTATACAACCCTAATTTTAGTTGGGAATCCAATAAAAAACTGGAGTTTTCTATGGAACTTGGGTTTTTACAAGACCGTATTTTTATAAGCAGTAGTTATTACCGTAACAAATCATCCAACCAATTGGTTGGTATTCCATTGCCAGGGACAACAGGTTTTAATTTTTTAAATGCCAATCTTAATGCAACGGTAGAAAATAAAGGCTGGGAATTTGAATTGAATACAACCAATATAGCTAGTAAAAATATACGTTGGACGACTTCAATTAACTTGACCCTACCTAAGAATAAACTTTTAGAATTTCCAGATTTGGAAGGGTCTACTTATGCCAATCAATTGGTGATAGGACAACCTCTAAATATTATAAAGGTGTATCAATATACAGGGGTAAATCCGCAAACGGGACTTTATGAATTTACGGATTTTAATGAAGATAGTACTATTTCTGCACCTGATGACAAGCAGGTTATTAAAGACCTTAATCCCAAGTATTTTGGAGGTATAAACAATCATTTTTCCTATAAGAAATTTAGTCTGGATGTGCTGTTTCAGTTTACCAAACAATTAGGTGTGCACTTTTTGGGTATTCCCGGGACTATGGGGAGTCAAACTAATGACGTATTGCAGCGGTGGCAAAATGTGGGCGACCAAACGTCTGTGCAACGTTATACCAGCGGATTAAACTTTGAAGGTTTAGTAGCTTATTCTAATTATACTCAAAGTGATGCTGTTATTGGCGACTCCTCTTATCTGCGCTTAAAAACGTTGGCTTTATCTTATCAGATTTCAAAAAAGACGAGCAAGGGTATTGGTTGTGACCTCTTTTTAAGAGCTCATAATCTGCTGACCATTACGAGCTATAATGGACTTGATCCAGAGACCAGATCCAGTTCAACCATTCCTCCATTACGATTTATCTCCTTAGGAACGCAACTTACATTTTAA